In a single window of the Rhodoferax saidenbachensis genome:
- the rpsF gene encoding 30S ribosomal protein S6 has product MRHYEIILMIHPDQSEQVPAMLERYKGMITAGGGKVHRVEDWGRRQMVYMINKLAKAHYLCVNIEADQAVMSELEHAFKFNDAVLRHLTVLKKKAETGPSSMMKTVEREDARKAQQAEYQA; this is encoded by the coding sequence ATGCGTCATTATGAAATCATCCTCATGATCCACCCGGATCAGAGCGAACAAGTTCCTGCGATGCTGGAACGTTACAAGGGCATGATCACCGCTGGCGGTGGCAAGGTCCACCGTGTTGAAGACTGGGGCCGTCGTCAGATGGTTTACATGATCAACAAGCTGGCCAAGGCCCACTACCTGTGCGTCAACATCGAAGCCGACCAGGCCGTGATGTCCGAACTGGAACACGCTTTCAAGTTCAACGACGCCGTGTTGCGCCACCTCACCGTGCTGAAGAAAAAAGCCGAAACAGGTCCTTCGTCCATGATGAAGACTGTGGAACGCGAAGACGCACGCAAGGCCCAACAGGCCGAGTACCAAGCGTAA
- the priB gene encoding primosomal replication protein N, whose protein sequence is MQANSLVLSACIAAVESMRYTPAGLPALNLQLEHESQVTEAGGQRTVKVVVKAVAFGTLAERLAKQALGSVWKFNGFLANARHGKSVVFHIQDFLQD, encoded by the coding sequence GTGCAAGCCAACTCACTGGTTTTAAGTGCCTGTATCGCAGCGGTGGAATCCATGCGTTACACGCCAGCCGGTTTACCCGCTCTGAACCTGCAGCTCGAACACGAGTCGCAGGTGACAGAAGCAGGGGGCCAGCGAACCGTGAAGGTGGTAGTGAAAGCAGTGGCTTTCGGCACATTGGCAGAGCGGCTTGCAAAGCAGGCCCTCGGCAGTGTCTGGAAGTTCAACGGTTTTCTCGCCAATGCACGCCACGGCAAATCCGTCGTTTTCCATATTCAAGATTTCTTGCAAGATTAA
- the rpsR gene encoding 30S ribosomal protein S18, whose protein sequence is MPGPKRFNKDKRPKRNTQSLLFKRKRFCRFTVTGVEEIDYKDIDTLRDFIAENGKIIPARLTGTRAIFQRQLNTAIKRARFLAMLPYSDQHKI, encoded by the coding sequence ATGCCCGGACCAAAACGTTTCAACAAAGACAAGCGCCCCAAGCGCAACACACAATCACTGCTGTTCAAGCGCAAGCGCTTTTGCCGCTTCACCGTAACCGGTGTGGAAGAGATTGACTACAAAGACATCGACACGCTGCGTGACTTCATTGCTGAAAACGGCAAGATCATCCCCGCACGCCTGACCGGTACCCGCGCTATTTTCCAGCGCCAACTGAATACCGCTATCAAGCGCGCTCGCTTCCTGGCGATGCTGCCTTACAGCGACCAGCACAAGATCTAA